A single region of the Cronobacter condimenti 1330 genome encodes:
- the frlD gene encoding fructoselysine 6-kinase, with the protein MKKLATVGDNCVDIYPQLGKAYSGGNAVNVAVYSTRYGMQPACVSWVGDDDYGQMLRRDLAQHGVDISHLHVKPGATAQTQVALRDNDRILGDYTEGVMAGFTVSDDDLRWLTGFDIIHSAIWGHAETAFAPLRATGKTLSFDFADKWESPLWHTLPEHLDYAFASAHEESPWLRDRLQTVVDCGAGIAIATLGENGSLAWDGTQFWRMPPEQVEVVDTMGAGDSYIAGFLCAVAAGLSLAGAMKQGTRCAARTLGYHGAW; encoded by the coding sequence ATGAAAAAACTGGCGACGGTCGGTGATAACTGCGTGGATATCTATCCGCAGCTCGGCAAAGCATATTCCGGCGGCAATGCCGTTAATGTGGCGGTGTACAGCACCCGCTACGGCATGCAGCCTGCCTGCGTGAGCTGGGTTGGCGATGATGACTACGGGCAGATGCTCCGGCGTGACCTGGCGCAGCACGGGGTTGATATCTCGCACCTGCACGTGAAGCCAGGCGCTACCGCGCAGACGCAGGTAGCACTGCGCGACAATGACCGTATTCTTGGCGATTACACTGAAGGCGTGATGGCAGGTTTTACGGTCAGCGATGACGATCTTCGCTGGCTGACCGGCTTTGATATTATCCATTCGGCCATCTGGGGCCATGCTGAAACCGCGTTTGCGCCGCTGCGCGCTACCGGGAAAACGCTGTCGTTTGATTTTGCCGACAAGTGGGAAAGCCCGCTGTGGCACACGCTGCCGGAGCATCTCGACTATGCGTTCGCCTCCGCACACGAAGAGAGCCCGTGGCTTCGTGACAGGCTGCAAACGGTGGTGGACTGCGGCGCGGGTATCGCTATCGCGACGCTTGGCGAGAACGGCAGCCTCGCCTGGGACGGTACGCAGTTCTGGCGTATGCCGCCGGAGCAGGTAGAGGTGGTCGATACTATGGGCGCCGGGGATTCCTACATCGCTGGTTTTCTGTGTGCGGTCGCCGCCGGGCTGTCGCTTGCCGGGGCGATGAAGCAAGGCACACGCTGCGCTGCGCGCACGCTCGGTTATCACGGTGCCTGGTGA
- the frlB gene encoding fructoselysine 6-phosphate deglycase gives MLNIDKSTVDFLVTENMVQEVEKILAKDVPRVHAIVDEMIKRGIDRIYFVACGSPLNAAQTAKHLADRFSSLQVYALSGWEFCDNTPHRLDSKCAVIGVSDYGKTEEVIKALELGAACGALTAAFTKRPDSPIVNAAEHVIAYEADCIWEIHLLLCYSVVLEMITRLAPHAETGKIKNDLRKLPQALGHLVRTWEEKGRQLGEQASQWPMIYTVAAGPLRPLGYKEGIVTLMEFTWTHGSVIESGEFRHGPLEIVEPGVPFLFLLGNDESRHTTERAIRFVRKRTDNVIVIDYEEISQGLHPWLAPFLMFVPMEWLCYYLSIYKDHNPDDRRYYGGIVEY, from the coding sequence ATGCTGAATATCGATAAAAGCACCGTGGATTTTCTGGTAACCGAAAACATGGTTCAGGAGGTCGAAAAGATCCTGGCGAAGGATGTTCCTCGCGTGCACGCCATCGTCGACGAGATGATTAAGCGCGGCATCGACCGTATCTATTTTGTTGCCTGTGGCTCGCCGCTGAATGCAGCGCAGACGGCGAAGCACCTCGCGGACCGCTTCTCCAGCCTGCAGGTTTACGCGCTCTCGGGCTGGGAGTTCTGCGACAATACGCCGCACCGCCTGGATTCAAAATGCGCGGTGATTGGCGTCTCTGACTACGGCAAAACGGAAGAAGTGATCAAGGCGCTGGAACTGGGTGCCGCCTGCGGCGCGCTGACCGCTGCCTTCACCAAACGGCCAGACAGCCCGATCGTCAATGCCGCAGAACATGTGATCGCCTATGAGGCGGACTGCATCTGGGAAATTCATCTGCTGCTCTGCTACAGCGTGGTACTGGAGATGATCACCCGCCTCGCCCCACACGCCGAAACCGGCAAAATCAAAAACGATCTGCGCAAGCTGCCGCAGGCGCTCGGCCATCTGGTTCGCACCTGGGAAGAGAAAGGCCGTCAGCTTGGCGAGCAGGCATCGCAGTGGCCCATGATCTACACCGTTGCTGCCGGCCCGCTGCGTCCGCTCGGCTACAAAGAAGGGATCGTAACGCTAATGGAGTTCACCTGGACTCACGGTTCGGTCATTGAAAGCGGCGAATTCCGCCACGGCCCGCTGGAAATCGTCGAGCCAGGCGTGCCGTTCCTCTTCCTGCTGGGCAACGATGAAAGCCGTCACACGACCGAGCGCGCGATCCGCTTCGTACGTAAACGGACCGATAACGTGATTGTCATTGACTATGAAGAGATTTCTCAGGGGCTGCACCCGTGGCTCGCGCCGTTCCTGATGTTCGTGCCGATGGAGTGGCTCTGCTACTACCTCTCCATCTACAAAGACCACAACCCGGACGACCGTCGCTATTACGGTGGCATTGTCGAGTATTAA
- the ppiA gene encoding peptidylprolyl isomerase A: MLKSTLAAVAAVFALSALSPAALAAKGDPHVLLTTSAGNIELELNSQKAPATVKNFVDYVNSGFYNNTIFHRVIPGFMVQGGGFTADMQQKPTNAPVKNEADNGLPNARGTIAMARTADKDSATSQFFINVADNAFLNHGQRDFGYAVFGKVVKGMDVADKITQVQTHDVGPYQNVPSKPVVILSAKVLP, translated from the coding sequence ATGCTCAAATCCACTCTGGCGGCTGTTGCGGCTGTATTTGCTCTTTCTGCCCTTTCTCCTGCTGCTCTGGCGGCAAAAGGCGACCCGCATGTTCTGCTGACAACCTCTGCGGGAAACATTGAGCTGGAGCTGAACAGCCAGAAAGCGCCGGCCACCGTGAAAAACTTCGTTGATTACGTCAATAGCGGTTTTTATAACAACACCATTTTCCACCGCGTGATCCCGGGCTTTATGGTGCAGGGCGGTGGTTTCACCGCGGATATGCAGCAGAAGCCGACCAACGCGCCGGTGAAAAACGAGGCGGATAACGGCCTGCCGAACGCGCGTGGCACCATCGCAATGGCGCGTACCGCCGATAAAGACAGCGCCACCAGCCAGTTCTTTATCAACGTTGCAGACAACGCCTTCCTGAACCACGGCCAGCGCGACTTCGGCTATGCGGTTTTCGGTAAAGTCGTCAAAGGCATGGACGTGGCCGATAAAATCACTCAGGTGCAGACACATGATGTTGGTCCGTACCAGAATGTGCCGTCCAAACCGGTGGTTATCCTCTCCGCAAAAGTCCTGCCGTAA
- the frlA gene encoding fructoselysine/psicoselysine transporter FrlA, which produces MEGQELQRKLGFWAVLAISVGTTVGSGIFVSVGEVAKAAGTPWLTVLAFVIGGLIVIPQMCVYAELSTAYPENGADYVYLKNAGSRPLAFLSGWASFWANDAPSLSIMALAIVSNFSFLVPLDPFTGKLVATGLILAFMLLHLRSVEGGATFQTLITIAKIIPFAIVIGIGVFWLKGDNFAAPATASATSATAGIMALLAGISATSWSYTGMASICYMTGEIKNPGKTMPRALIGSCLLVLVLYSLLALVISGLMPFEKLAASETPISDALTYIPALGSVAGVFVAITAMIVILGSLSSCVMYQPRLEYAMAKDKLFFKSFGHVHPKYNTPDVSIILQCALGIFFIFVSDLTSLLGYFTLVMCFKNTLTFGSIIWCRKREDYKPLWRTPAFGLMTFAAIASSLILVASTFVWAPVPGLICALIVIATGLPAYAFWEKRNRRLAHVS; this is translated from the coding sequence ATGGAAGGCCAGGAACTCCAACGCAAGCTCGGCTTCTGGGCCGTGCTGGCCATTTCCGTCGGAACGACCGTCGGTTCCGGTATTTTCGTTTCGGTGGGTGAAGTGGCGAAGGCAGCAGGCACGCCGTGGCTCACCGTGCTCGCTTTCGTGATAGGTGGTTTAATTGTTATCCCGCAGATGTGCGTATATGCGGAGCTCTCCACCGCCTACCCTGAAAACGGCGCAGATTATGTTTACCTGAAAAACGCGGGCAGCCGTCCACTGGCGTTTCTCTCCGGCTGGGCCAGCTTCTGGGCCAATGACGCGCCTTCGCTCTCGATCATGGCGCTGGCTATCGTCAGCAATTTTAGTTTTCTGGTGCCGCTCGATCCCTTCACCGGCAAGCTGGTCGCTACCGGTTTGATCCTCGCGTTTATGCTGCTGCATTTGCGCTCGGTGGAAGGCGGCGCGACATTCCAGACGCTTATCACCATCGCCAAAATCATTCCCTTTGCGATAGTGATTGGCATCGGCGTTTTCTGGCTTAAGGGCGATAACTTCGCAGCCCCGGCCACGGCGAGCGCGACCAGCGCTACCGCAGGCATCATGGCGCTGCTGGCCGGGATTTCCGCCACCAGCTGGTCCTATACCGGCATGGCCTCTATCTGCTACATGACGGGTGAAATTAAAAACCCTGGCAAAACGATGCCGCGGGCGCTGATTGGTTCATGCCTGCTGGTGCTGGTGCTCTATTCGCTGCTGGCGCTTGTTATCTCCGGGCTCATGCCGTTTGAGAAACTCGCTGCGTCTGAAACGCCAATCTCCGATGCGCTCACCTATATTCCGGCGCTCGGCAGCGTGGCTGGGGTATTTGTCGCGATTACCGCCATGATAGTGATCCTCGGCTCGCTTTCCAGCTGCGTGATGTATCAGCCACGTCTGGAATATGCGATGGCGAAAGATAAGCTCTTTTTCAAAAGCTTCGGCCATGTGCATCCGAAATACAACACGCCGGATGTTTCCATCATTCTGCAATGCGCGCTCGGCATCTTCTTTATCTTTGTTTCCGACCTGACCAGCCTGCTTGGCTACTTCACGCTGGTGATGTGCTTTAAAAATACCCTGACCTTCGGCTCCATTATCTGGTGTCGCAAGCGTGAGGATTACAAACCGCTGTGGCGAACTCCAGCCTTCGGCCTGATGACCTTCGCCGCGATTGCCTCAAGTCTCATTCTGGTTGCCTCCACCTTCGTGTGGGCCCCCGTCCCCGGCCTTATCTGCGCCCTGATTGTTATTGCCACCGGCCTGCCTGCTTACGCCTTCTGGGAAAAGCGTAACCGCCGTCTGGCCCATGTTTCTTAA
- the cysG gene encoding siroheme synthase CysG, whose protein sequence is MDHLPIFCQLRNRACLLVGGGDVAERKARLLMEAGATLTVNALAFAPQFEAWAEQGMLTLVQGEFDAQLLEACWLVIAATDDDAVNNQVSDAAEARRIFCNVVDAPKQASFIMPSIIDRSPLMVAVSSGGTSPVLARLLREKLEALLPQHLGKVAGYAGQLRQRVKQTFTSMSERRRFWEKFFVNDRLAQSLANDDKPAVARITDTLLSEPLDDRGEVVLVGAGPGDPGLLTLKGLQQIQQADIVVYDRLVSDEIMNLVRRDADRVFVGKRAGYHCVPQEEINQILLREAQRGKRVVRLKGGDPFIFGRGGEELETLCEAGIPFSVVPGITAASGCSAYAGLPLTHRDYAQSVRLVTGHLKNGGEFDWHNLAAEKQTLVFYMGLNQAAAIQENLITHGMDPDMPVALVENGTSVKQRVVTGALTELGALAQRVESPSLIIVGRVVALRDKLNWFSSK, encoded by the coding sequence GTGGATCACCTGCCGATATTTTGTCAGTTACGTAACCGCGCCTGCCTGCTGGTAGGCGGTGGAGATGTCGCAGAGCGCAAAGCACGACTGCTAATGGAGGCAGGCGCCACGCTGACGGTTAACGCGCTGGCGTTCGCCCCTCAGTTTGAGGCCTGGGCGGAACAGGGCATGCTAACACTGGTACAAGGCGAATTTGACGCCCAACTGCTGGAGGCGTGCTGGCTGGTGATCGCCGCGACGGATGACGACGCGGTGAACAATCAGGTCAGTGATGCTGCCGAAGCGCGCCGAATCTTTTGCAACGTGGTAGACGCACCGAAACAGGCGAGTTTTATTATGCCGTCGATTATCGACCGCTCACCGCTGATGGTGGCGGTCTCCTCCGGCGGCACCTCACCGGTGCTGGCCCGCCTGCTGCGTGAAAAGCTTGAAGCGCTGTTGCCTCAGCATCTCGGCAAAGTGGCCGGTTACGCCGGTCAGTTACGCCAGCGTGTGAAGCAAACCTTCACTTCTATGAGCGAACGTCGCCGCTTCTGGGAAAAATTCTTCGTCAACGATCGCCTCGCACAATCGCTGGCGAATGACGATAAGCCAGCCGTCGCCCGTATTACCGACACGCTGCTGAGCGAGCCGCTCGACGATCGCGGTGAAGTCGTGCTGGTGGGCGCAGGTCCTGGCGATCCGGGTCTGCTGACGCTTAAAGGCTTGCAGCAGATCCAACAGGCAGACATCGTGGTTTACGATCGCCTGGTTTCAGATGAAATCATGAATCTGGTGCGTCGCGATGCCGATCGCGTTTTTGTCGGCAAACGCGCGGGTTACCACTGTGTGCCGCAGGAAGAGATTAACCAGATCCTGTTGCGTGAAGCCCAGCGCGGTAAACGCGTGGTTCGCCTGAAGGGCGGCGATCCGTTTATCTTCGGACGCGGCGGGGAAGAGCTGGAAACGCTGTGTGAAGCAGGCATTCCTTTCTCAGTCGTGCCTGGCATCACCGCGGCCTCCGGCTGTTCCGCCTACGCAGGCCTGCCACTTACCCACCGTGATTACGCACAGAGCGTGCGCCTTGTAACCGGCCACCTGAAAAACGGCGGTGAATTTGACTGGCACAATCTCGCGGCAGAAAAACAGACGCTGGTGTTTTACATGGGGTTAAATCAGGCCGCCGCGATTCAGGAAAACCTCATCACGCATGGCATGGATCCTGACATGCCGGTAGCGCTGGTGGAAAACGGGACCAGCGTAAAACAACGCGTGGTCACGGGCGCGTTAACCGAACTTGGCGCGCTGGCGCAACGCGTCGAAAGCCCCAGTCTGATTATTGTGGGCCGCGTTGTGGCGTTGCGCGATAAGCTCAACTGGTTCTCCTCGAAATAA
- the nirB gene encoding nitrite reductase large subunit NirB — MSKVRLAIIGNGMVGHRFIEDLLDKADPGQFDITVFCEEPRIAYDRVHLSSYFSHHTAEELSLVREGYYDKHGVKVLVGERAITINRQEKVIHSSAGRTVFYDKLIMATGSYPWIPPIKGSETQDCFVYRTIEDLNAIEACARRSKRGAVVGGGLLGLEAAGALKNLGVETHVIEFAPMLMAEQLDQMGGEQLRRKIESMGVKVHTSKNTQEIVQQGVEARKTMRFADGSDLEVDFIVFSTGIRPRDKLAKQCDLEIAPRGGIVINDLCQTSDPDIYAIGECASWNSRVYGLVAPGYKMAQVAVDHILGNAGNLFEGADLSAKLKLLGVDVGGIGDAHGRTPKSRSYVFLDESKETYKRLIVSEDNKTLLGAVLVGDTSDYGNLLQLVLNAIELPENPDSLILPAHAGQGKPSIGVDKLPDSAQICSCFDVTKGALIAAINKGCHTVAALKAETKAGTGCGGCIPLVTQVLNAELAKQGIEVNNNLCEHFAFSRQELYHLIRVEGIKSFEELLAKYGKGYGCEVCKPTVGSLLASCWNEYILKPQHTPLQDTNDNFLANIQKDGTYSVIPRSAGGEITPEGLMEVGRIAREFNLYTKITGSQRIGLFGAQKDDLPEIWRQLINAGFETGHAYAKALRMAKTCVGSTWCRYGVGDSVGFGVELENRYKGIRTPHKMKFGVSGCTRECAEAQGKDVGIIATEKGWNLYVCGNGGMKPRHADLLAADLDKETLVRYLDRFMMFYIRTADKLTRTAPWLDNMEGGIDYLRRVIIDDKLGLNDQLEAEMTRLRDAVICEWTETVNNPQAQGRFKHFVNSDRRDPNVQVVPERQQHRPATPYERIPVTFVEETV, encoded by the coding sequence ATGAGCAAAGTCAGACTCGCTATTATCGGTAACGGCATGGTTGGTCACCGCTTTATCGAAGACCTTCTCGATAAAGCCGATCCAGGCCAGTTCGACATCACCGTCTTCTGTGAGGAGCCGCGCATCGCCTATGACCGCGTGCACCTCTCTTCCTATTTCTCTCATCATACCGCTGAAGAGCTGTCGCTGGTTCGCGAAGGCTACTACGACAAGCATGGCGTAAAAGTGCTGGTGGGCGAGCGCGCCATCACCATTAACCGCCAGGAGAAAGTGATCCACTCCAGTGCCGGGCGCACCGTCTTCTACGACAAATTGATTATGGCGACCGGTTCTTACCCGTGGATCCCGCCGATTAAAGGCTCCGAAACCCAGGACTGCTTCGTTTACCGCACCATCGAAGATTTGAACGCGATTGAAGCCTGCGCGCGTCGAAGCAAACGCGGCGCGGTCGTCGGCGGCGGCCTGCTCGGGCTGGAAGCCGCAGGCGCGCTGAAAAACTTAGGCGTTGAAACCCACGTTATCGAATTCGCGCCGATGCTGATGGCCGAACAGCTCGATCAGATGGGCGGCGAACAGCTGCGTCGCAAAATCGAAAGCATGGGCGTGAAAGTTCACACCAGCAAAAACACCCAGGAAATCGTACAGCAAGGCGTGGAAGCGCGTAAAACCATGCGCTTCGCCGACGGCAGCGATCTGGAAGTTGACTTCATTGTCTTCTCAACCGGTATCCGCCCACGCGACAAACTGGCTAAACAGTGCGATCTCGAGATTGCTCCGCGCGGCGGCATCGTCATCAACGACCTGTGCCAGACCTCCGACCCGGACATTTACGCCATTGGCGAATGCGCCAGCTGGAACAGCCGCGTGTACGGTCTTGTCGCACCGGGCTACAAAATGGCGCAAGTGGCGGTCGACCATATTCTCGGCAACGCAGGCAACCTGTTTGAAGGCGCGGATCTCAGCGCCAAACTGAAACTGCTGGGTGTGGATGTCGGCGGCATCGGCGACGCGCATGGCCGCACGCCAAAATCACGCAGCTACGTGTTCCTCGATGAAAGCAAAGAAACCTACAAACGCCTTATCGTCAGCGAAGACAACAAAACGCTGCTCGGTGCGGTACTGGTAGGCGACACCAGCGATTACGGCAACCTGCTGCAACTGGTGCTGAACGCCATTGAGCTGCCGGAAAACCCGGACTCGCTGATCCTGCCGGCGCACGCAGGCCAGGGCAAACCCTCTATCGGTGTAGATAAACTGCCGGACAGTGCGCAGATTTGCTCCTGCTTTGACGTTACCAAAGGCGCGCTGATTGCCGCTATCAACAAAGGCTGCCACACCGTTGCGGCGCTGAAAGCAGAGACCAAAGCCGGTACTGGCTGCGGCGGCTGTATCCCGCTGGTAACTCAGGTGCTGAACGCCGAGCTGGCGAAACAGGGCATCGAAGTTAACAACAACCTGTGTGAACACTTCGCGTTCTCTCGTCAGGAGCTCTATCACCTGATCCGTGTTGAAGGCATTAAATCCTTCGAAGAACTGCTGGCGAAATATGGCAAAGGCTACGGTTGCGAAGTCTGTAAACCGACCGTCGGCTCGCTGCTGGCTTCCTGCTGGAATGAGTACATCCTCAAACCGCAGCACACGCCGCTGCAGGATACCAACGACAACTTCCTGGCGAACATCCAGAAAGACGGCACTTACTCGGTCATCCCGCGTTCTGCCGGCGGTGAAATCACACCGGAAGGGCTGATGGAAGTAGGCCGTATCGCCCGCGAATTTAACCTTTACACCAAAATTACCGGCTCCCAGCGTATCGGCCTGTTCGGCGCGCAGAAAGACGACCTGCCGGAAATCTGGCGTCAGCTGATTAACGCAGGCTTCGAAACCGGCCACGCTTACGCCAAAGCGTTGCGTATGGCGAAAACCTGTGTGGGCAGCACCTGGTGTCGTTACGGCGTCGGTGACAGCGTAGGTTTCGGCGTAGAGCTGGAAAACCGCTATAAAGGCATCCGCACTCCGCACAAAATGAAATTTGGCGTATCCGGCTGTACGCGTGAATGCGCCGAGGCACAGGGGAAAGATGTCGGCATCATCGCCACCGAAAAAGGCTGGAACCTGTATGTCTGCGGTAACGGCGGGATGAAACCACGCCATGCCGATCTGCTGGCAGCGGATCTCGATAAAGAGACGCTGGTGCGTTATCTCGATCGCTTCATGATGTTCTACATTCGCACCGCCGACAAACTGACCCGTACCGCCCCATGGCTGGATAACATGGAAGGCGGCATCGATTACCTGAGACGCGTGATTATTGACGACAAACTGGGCCTCAACGATCAGCTGGAAGCCGAAATGACCCGTCTGCGTGACGCGGTGATTTGCGAGTGGACTGAAACGGTCAACAACCCGCAGGCGCAGGGGCGCTTCAAACACTTCGTCAACAGCGATCGCCGCGACCCGAACGTGCAGGTGGTGCCAGAGCGCCAGCAGCATCGTCCGGCCACGCCTTATGAGCGTATCCCTGTCACCTTCGTGGAGGAAACCGTATGA
- the nirD gene encoding nitrite reductase small subunit NirD: protein MSQWNTICKIDDIVPATGVCALIGEHQIAIFRPRANDEVYAISNIDPFFKASVLSRGIIAEHQGDLWVASPLKKQRFRLRDGACMEDETRSVAHFDARVKDGQVQVRA, encoded by the coding sequence ATGAGCCAGTGGAACACCATTTGCAAGATTGATGACATTGTCCCGGCAACAGGCGTTTGCGCGCTGATAGGCGAACATCAGATAGCGATTTTCCGCCCGCGGGCCAACGACGAAGTGTATGCCATCAGTAACATCGACCCGTTTTTTAAAGCAAGTGTGCTGTCTCGCGGCATTATCGCTGAGCACCAGGGCGACCTGTGGGTGGCAAGTCCGCTGAAAAAACAGCGCTTTCGCCTGCGCGACGGCGCCTGTATGGAAGACGAAACCCGTTCTGTCGCACATTTTGATGCGCGCGTGAAGGATGGTCAGGTACAGGTAAGGGCGTAA
- the tsgA gene encoding MFS transporter TsgA yields the protein MTNSNRIKLTWISFFSYALTGALVIVTGMVMGNIADYFHLPVSSMSNTFTFLNAGILISIFLNAWLMEIVPLKTQLRFGFVLMVLAVIALMFSQSLTLFSAAMFVLGLVSGITMSIGTFLITHMYEGRQRGSRLLFTDSFFSMAGMIFPMVAAFLLARSIEWYWVYACIGLVYVAIFILTFGCDFPVLGKHAAQENQPVMKEKWGVGVLFLSVAALCYILGQLGFIGWVPEYATKSLGMNLNDAGTLVSNFWMSYMIGMWVFSVVLRFFDLQRILTVLAGLATVLMYFFITSKPEHMAWFILALGFFSSAIYTTIITLGSQQTKVSSPKLVNFILTCGTVGTMLTFIVTGPIVANHGPQAALFTANGLYAVVFVMCFALGFVTRHRQHAKMAAAH from the coding sequence ATGACTAACAGCAATCGTATCAAGCTCACATGGATCAGCTTCTTTTCCTACGCCCTTACTGGCGCGTTGGTAATCGTCACCGGGATGGTGATGGGGAATATCGCAGACTATTTTCATCTGCCCGTTTCCAGCATGAGTAACACCTTCACCTTTCTGAACGCCGGGATCCTGATCTCCATCTTTTTAAACGCCTGGCTGATGGAGATTGTGCCGCTGAAAACCCAGCTGCGTTTTGGCTTTGTGTTAATGGTGCTTGCGGTCATCGCGCTGATGTTTAGCCAGAGCCTGACGCTCTTCTCCGCCGCGATGTTTGTACTCGGCCTGGTCAGCGGCATCACCATGTCGATCGGGACCTTCCTCATTACCCATATGTATGAAGGACGCCAGCGCGGTTCCCGCCTGCTGTTTACCGACTCTTTCTTCAGCATGGCCGGGATGATCTTCCCGATGGTCGCTGCCTTCCTGCTGGCACGCAGCATTGAGTGGTACTGGGTGTATGCCTGCATCGGCCTGGTCTATGTGGCTATTTTCATTCTGACGTTTGGTTGTGATTTCCCGGTCCTTGGCAAACATGCCGCGCAGGAAAACCAGCCGGTCATGAAAGAAAAATGGGGGGTAGGCGTGTTGTTCCTCTCCGTGGCGGCACTTTGCTACATTCTGGGCCAGCTCGGTTTTATCGGCTGGGTGCCGGAATACGCGACCAAAAGCCTCGGCATGAACCTGAACGACGCCGGTACGCTGGTGAGTAATTTCTGGATGTCTTACATGATTGGCATGTGGGTCTTCAGCGTCGTGCTGCGCTTCTTTGATTTGCAGCGCATCCTGACCGTACTGGCGGGCCTCGCCACGGTGCTGATGTACTTCTTTATTACCAGTAAGCCGGAACATATGGCGTGGTTTATTCTGGCGCTCGGTTTCTTCTCCAGCGCGATTTATACCACCATCATTACGCTTGGCTCACAGCAGACGAAAGTCTCCTCGCCAAAACTGGTGAACTTCATCCTGACCTGCGGCACCGTCGGCACCATGCTGACCTTTATCGTGACAGGCCCGATTGTGGCGAATCACGGCCCGCAGGCGGCGCTGTTTACCGCAAACGGCCTCTACGCAGTGGTATTTGTCATGTGCTTCGCGCTGGGCTTTGTTACCCGTCATCGCCAGCACGCGAAAATGGCAGCGGCACACTAA
- the nirC gene encoding nitrite transporter NirC, which translates to MFTDTINKCAANAARIARLSANNPLGFWVSSAMAGAYVGLGIILIFTLGNLLEPAIRPLVMGATFGIALTLVIIAGSELFTGHTMFLTLGVKAGTISHGQMWAILPQTWLGNLVGSVFVALLYSWGGGSLLPVDTSLLHTVALAKTSAPATVLFFKGALCNWLVCLAIWMAIRTEGAAKFIAIWWCLLAFIASGYEHSVANMTLFALSWFGHHNEAFTLSGIGHNLLWVTLGNTLSGAVFMGLGYWYATPKAERPQAAAQTAPETAR; encoded by the coding sequence ATGTTTACCGACACGATCAATAAGTGCGCGGCAAATGCTGCCCGCATCGCTCGCCTCTCGGCAAATAATCCTCTGGGTTTCTGGGTCAGCTCCGCAATGGCGGGCGCGTATGTCGGGCTCGGGATTATTTTGATTTTCACACTCGGCAATCTGCTTGAACCGGCCATCCGTCCGCTGGTGATGGGCGCTACGTTCGGCATTGCGCTGACGCTGGTTATCATCGCCGGTTCCGAACTCTTCACTGGCCACACGATGTTCCTGACGCTTGGCGTGAAAGCAGGCACCATCAGCCACGGTCAAATGTGGGCCATTTTGCCGCAAACCTGGCTTGGAAATCTCGTTGGTTCGGTCTTTGTCGCCCTGCTCTACAGCTGGGGCGGCGGCAGTCTGCTGCCGGTCGATACCAGCCTTTTACACACCGTAGCGCTCGCGAAAACCAGCGCACCGGCGACAGTGCTGTTCTTTAAAGGCGCGCTGTGCAACTGGCTGGTGTGCCTTGCAATCTGGATGGCGATTCGTACTGAAGGCGCTGCCAAATTTATCGCTATCTGGTGGTGTTTACTGGCATTTATCGCCTCCGGCTACGAGCACTCGGTCGCTAACATGACCCTGTTTGCACTTTCCTGGTTCGGCCATCACAACGAGGCCTTCACGCTCAGTGGTATCGGCCATAATCTCTTGTGGGTAACCCTTGGCAATACGCTTTCTGGCGCCGTGTTCATGGGTTTGGGTTACTGGTATGCTACCCCGAAAGCAGAGCGCCCGCAGGCCGCCGCGCAGACCGCACCAGAAACCGCCCGTTAA
- a CDS encoding YhfG family protein — translation MSRKLTDRQKSRIWDAQKNHNFQASNRLEGIEVPLVTLSREEALARIEELRGHYER, via the coding sequence ATGTCCAGAAAACTCACCGACAGACAAAAGTCCCGGATCTGGGACGCGCAGAAGAATCACAACTTTCAGGCCAGCAACCGGCTGGAAGGCATTGAGGTGCCTCTGGTGACCTTATCCCGCGAAGAAGCGCTGGCGCGCATTGAAGAGCTAAGGGGGCACTATGAGCGATAA